The sequence TCACCGTCGACTTGACGTCGACCTCGCGCGGAATCTCGAGCGTCTCCCACGTTAGAGGAGCGTGCTCCGCACGCGGACCTCGGCCGCGGAGAGCGGCGCAAGCAGAATCGTCAGGTGGGAGTGCCGCACCTGGATGTCGGGCTGGCGGAGCGCGAGCCGGCCGTCGATCCACTCCTGGATCTCGGCGATTCCGTTCGCCGTACCGACGGGCGTCTCGAGCACCGCGTCCTCGGTGAAGAGACCGGCACAGAGC is a genomic window of bacterium containing:
- a CDS encoding nuclear transport factor 2 family protein, with amino-acid sequence MIEESDRSAIHELLARYCHSIDAARGELCAGLFTEDAVLETPVGTANGIAEIQEWIDGRLALRQPDIQVRHSHLTILLAPLSAAEVRVRSTLL